In the Microcaecilia unicolor chromosome 10, aMicUni1.1, whole genome shotgun sequence genome, one interval contains:
- the LOC115478393 gene encoding LOW QUALITY PROTEIN: ephrin type-B receptor 3-like (The sequence of the model RefSeq protein was modified relative to this genomic sequence to represent the inferred CDS: inserted 1 base in 1 codon; deleted 1 base in 1 codon) — MNHSRLLRKSKSAPSAVPRMHLHSSTTSSMTLSWAAPERPNGIILDYEIKYFVKGHEGIANTVTSQKNXVRLEGLRPSTLYMVQIRARTVAGYGSYSLPVEFQTPLEDGSGGKSSFQEQLPLIVGSATAGLVFIIAFVLIAVVCFRKQRNGSESEYTEKLQQYITPGVKVYVDPFTYEDPNEAVREFTKEIDISCVKIEEVIGAGEFGEVCRGRLKLPGRREIFVAIKTLKAGYTDRQRRDFLSEASIMGQFDHPNIIRLEGVVTKSRPVMILTEYMENGALDSFLRLNDGQFTVIQLVGMLRGIAAGMKYLAEMNYVHRDLAARNILVNSNLVCKVSDFGLSRFLENNPNDPTYTSSLGGKIPIRWTAPEAVTYRKFTSASDVWSYGIVMWEVMSYGERPYWDMSNQDVINAVEQDYRLPPPMDCPTALHQLMLDCWVRDRNLRPKFAQIVNTLDKLIRNAASLKVVSNVQSGISQPLLDRTVPDYTTFTTVGDWLDAIKMGRYKENFLNAGFASFDLVVQMTAEDLLRIGITLAGHHKKIMSSVQDISLQMNQTLPVQV; from the exons gggca TGAGGGGATTGCAAACACCGTGACCAGTCAGAAGA AGGTGCGGCTGGAAGGGTTACGTCCCAGTACTTTGTATATGGTGCAAATACGGGCTCGTACAGTTGCCGGTTATGGAAGctacagcctcccggtggagtttCAGACACCTCTGGAAGATGGTAG CGGCGGAAAAAGCAGTTTCCAGGAACAGCTGCCACTTATTGTGGGCTCAGCTACTGCAGGA CTTGTTTTCATTATTGCTTTCGTTCTCATTGCTGTTGTTTGTTTCAG gaagcagaGGAACGGTTCAGAGTCTGAATACACAGAGAAGTTGCAGCAGTACA TCACACCTGGGGTAAAAGTTTATGTTGACCCCTTCACTTATGAAGACCCTAATGAGGCTGTGCGAGAATTTACCAAAGAGATTGATATCTCTTGTGTGAAGATCGAAGAGGTGATTGGAGCAG GAGAGTTTGGAGAAGTGTGCCGTGGACGCCTGAAGTTGCCAGGACGGCGGGAGATCTTTGTGGCAATAAAGACTCTGAAAGCTGGTTACACAGACCGTCAGCGGCGGGACTTCCTCAGCGAGGCCAGCATCATGGGCCAGTTCGACCATCCCAATATTATTCGTCTGGAGGGTGTAGTGACCAAGAGTCGGCCAGTTATGATCCTGACAGAATATATGGAAAATGGGGCTTTGGATTCTTTTCTTCGT TTAAATGACGGACAGTTCACAGTGATTCAGCTTGTTGGAATGCTTCGTGGGATTGCAGCCGGGATGAAGTACCTTGCGGAGATGAACTATGTACATCGTGATTTAGCTGCACGCAATATTCTGGTCAATAGCAACCTGGTGTGTAAAGTCTCAGATTTTGGACTCTCCCGCTTCCTGGAGAATAATCCCAATGACCCCACTTACACCAGCTCCCTG GGTGGAAAGATCCCCATCAGGTGGACGGCACCAGAGGCTGTTACATATCGTAAATTTACCTCTGCCAGTGATGTCTGGAGCTATGGTATTGTCATGTGGGAGGTGATGTCATACGGGGAGCGTCCATACTGGGACATGTCCAATCAGGAT GTCATTAATGCTGTGGAGCAGGATTACCGGTTGCCTCCTCCCATGGACTGTCCTACAGCACTACATCAACTTATGCTGGACTGTTGGGTCCGAGATCGGAATCTGCGACCCAAGTTTGCACAGATTGTGAACACCTTGGATAAACTTATCCGCAATGCGGCCAGCCTAAAGGTCGTCAGCAACGTCCAGTCAGG CATCTCACAGCCCCTGTTGGACCGGACTGTACCAGACTACACAACATTTACCACTGTTGGTGACTGGCTGGATGCCATTAAAATGGGGCGATACAAGGAGAACTTTCTGAACGCTGGTTTTGCTTCTTTTGATTTGGTTGTACAGATGACTGCAGA GGATCTGCTCCGGATAGGAATCACTTTAGCTGGACATCACAAGAAGATCATGAGCAGTGTCCAAGATATAAGTCTACAGATGAATCAGACGCTTCCTGTCCAGGTCTGA